The Malus domestica chromosome 13, GDT2T_hap1 genome includes a window with the following:
- the LOC103414651 gene encoding imidazoleglycerol-phosphate dehydratase 1, chloroplastic-like, giving the protein MELSLSAPPSIPTSSPPPLKPLLSFSVSRPNLTPTPPSHRPLLSSLKSNQLLKLKAKDSQRTAPPRASLAENNGSTMTDSPIPISSGARIGEVKRVTKETNVSVKINLDGTGIADSSTGIPFLDHMLDQLASHGLLDVHVKATGDIHIDDHHTNEDVALAIGTALLQALGDRKGIYRFGDFSAPLDEALIHVSLDLSGRPHLSYDLQIPTERVGTYDTQLVEHFFQSLVNTSGMTLHIRQLAGRNSHHIIEATFKAFARALRQATESDPRRLGTVPSSKGVLSRA; this is encoded by the exons ATGGAGCTTTCACTCTCGGCGCCACCCAGTATTCCAACCTCTTCACCTCCGCCACTAAAACCGCTGTTGAGCTTTTCGGTTTCTCGTCCGAATCTCACACCCACTCCGCCGTCTCACCGCCCATTACTTTCTTCACTAAAATCAAACCAGCTCTTGAAGCTCAAAGCCAAGGACTCTCAGAGAACAGCTCCGCCGCGCGCCTCCCTGGCCGAAAACAACGGCTCCACTATGACCGATTCCCCTATCCCAATTAGCTCAG GGGCTCGCATTGGGGAGGTCAAGAGGGTGACTAAGGAGACCAATGTTTCGGTCAAGATCAACCTGGACGGCACTGGAATCGCTGATTCCAGTACTGGGATTCCGTTTCTTGATCATATGTTGGAT CAACTCGCTTCGCATGGGTTGCTGGATGTGCATGTAAAGGCTACCGGTGACATTCACATTGATGATCATCACACAAATGAAGATGTTGCTCTTGCTATAGGAACG GCTTTGCTTCAAGCACTTGGCGATAGAAAAGGAATCTACAGGTTTGGTGACTTCTCTGCGCCACTTGATGAAGCACTCATACATGTCTCACTG GATTTATCTGGACGACCACATCTGAGTTATGATCTCCAAATACCAACAGAGAGGGTCGGCACATATGACACTCAG CTGGTGGAACATTTTTTCCAGTCTTTGGTGAATACTTCTGGTATGACACTCCACATACGGCAG CTTGCTGGAAGAAATTCTCACCATATCATTGAGGCAACCTTCAAAGCATTTGCAAGGGCTCTCAGACAAGCAACAGAATCTGACCCACGTCGCCTGGGGACCGTGCCAAG TTCAAAAGGCGTCTTGTCACGCGCTTGA